A genomic window from Deltaproteobacteria bacterium GWA2_45_12 includes:
- a CDS encoding deoxyguanosinetriphosphate triphosphohydrolase, translating into MITRQEFEKIEEQIMAPYAVSSGRSEGRIYPEKEHAYRTCFQRDRDRVIHSRAFRRLEYKTQVFVNHEGDYYRTRLTHSLEVAQIARSIARSLRLNEDLAEGVSLAHDLGHTPFGHSGEHVMSRLMKEFGGFEHNKQSFRVVTLLEDRYPLFPGLNLTYEFLEGITKHRSEYDLPEGGIFERKGYPTLEAQLCNFADEIAYNNHDIDDGLKSGMISLEQLKDVEIWQTHFEPICKKMATHPVQMQILQCVRALINFQVTDLITETLRNIEKLKIKNLDDVKVKAKNCVSFSEKVQKQNQELKRFLLQNLYRHYRVIRMADKAERIITELFKAYVKNPKIIPPDFLNHYVSIKKMFPQKAEKNEYGEQVERIVCDYIAGMTDRFALDEYKKLFDPHEKV; encoded by the coding sequence ATGATCACGCGCCAAGAATTTGAAAAAATAGAAGAGCAAATCATGGCGCCCTATGCTGTGAGCAGTGGGCGTTCGGAAGGTCGCATTTATCCAGAAAAGGAACATGCCTATCGCACCTGTTTTCAGCGCGACCGCGACCGCGTGATTCATTCGCGCGCTTTTCGCCGGCTTGAATATAAAACACAGGTTTTTGTCAATCATGAGGGCGACTATTACCGCACACGCCTCACCCATAGTTTGGAAGTGGCTCAAATAGCCCGCAGCATTGCCCGCAGTTTGCGGTTGAATGAAGATTTGGCCGAAGGTGTTTCATTGGCGCACGACTTGGGGCATACGCCCTTTGGTCATTCAGGCGAACATGTGATGAGCCGGCTGATGAAGGAATTTGGCGGGTTTGAACATAATAAGCAATCTTTTCGTGTGGTGACACTTTTAGAAGACCGCTATCCTCTTTTTCCCGGATTAAATCTGACCTATGAATTTTTGGAAGGAATTACCAAGCATCGTTCCGAATACGATCTTCCTGAGGGTGGCATTTTTGAGCGAAAAGGGTACCCCACCCTTGAAGCCCAGTTGTGCAATTTTGCCGATGAAATTGCCTACAACAACCACGATATTGATGATGGATTGAAATCGGGCATGATTTCCCTTGAGCAATTAAAAGATGTGGAAATCTGGCAGACCCATTTTGAGCCCATTTGTAAAAAGATGGCCACCCATCCCGTGCAAATGCAGATTTTACAATGTGTACGGGCGCTCATTAATTTTCAGGTGACGGATCTTATTACCGAAACACTTCGAAATATTGAAAAACTGAAAATAAAAAATCTCGACGATGTAAAAGTAAAAGCCAAAAACTGTGTTTCGTTTTCTGAAAAAGTGCAAAAACAAAACCAGGAATTAAAACGTTTTCTTTTGCAGAATTTGTACCGGCATTACCGGGTTATTCGCATGGCTGACAAGGCTGAGCGCATCATCACGGAATTATTCAAGGCCTATGTCAAAAATCCGAAAATCATTCCACCTGATTTCTTGAACCATTATGTTTCCATAAAAAAAATGTTTCCCCAAAAGGCGGAAAAGAATGAATATGGGGAACAAGTCGAGCGCATTGTGTGTGATTACATTGCAGGAATGACCGACAGGTTTGCGCTGGATGAATACAAAAAATTATTCGATCCTCATGAGAAGGTGTAG
- a CDS encoding aldo/keto reductase — protein sequence MQYCTFGRTGEKVSEIGHGTWAMGNMWGPRDDRGAIDAMVKALELGVNFIDTAWAYGEGHSEELIAAALNHAKKKKIFIATKVPPKNHQWPARHNTSVQECFPADHIIEYTEKSLKNLRVECVDLQQLHVWSDSWMNDLSWLSAVEKLKSEGKIRFFGVSINDHEPNTALKIVESGLIDSVQVIYNIFDQTPEEKLFPACLKHNVAVIARVPFDEGGLTGNLRPDTVFHKNDWRKIYFKGDRLLETWEHVQKLQFLLNDTDKTMAQAALRFCLSHPAVSTVIPGMRRILHVEQNCAVSNGVLYSRDELAEIKKHAWPRNFYPQYG from the coding sequence ATGCAATACTGCACTTTTGGTCGAACGGGCGAAAAAGTTTCTGAAATTGGGCATGGTACCTGGGCCATGGGCAATATGTGGGGGCCGCGGGATGATCGCGGGGCCATTGATGCCATGGTCAAAGCCCTTGAGCTGGGGGTTAATTTCATCGATACCGCTTGGGCTTATGGAGAGGGGCATAGCGAGGAACTCATTGCCGCCGCATTAAATCATGCCAAAAAGAAAAAAATCTTCATTGCCACCAAAGTGCCGCCTAAAAATCACCAATGGCCGGCACGGCATAATACTTCGGTGCAAGAATGTTTCCCTGCCGATCACATCATTGAATACACCGAAAAAAGTTTGAAAAATTTACGTGTCGAATGTGTTGACCTGCAGCAGTTGCATGTGTGGAGCGATTCATGGATGAATGATCTTTCGTGGTTGAGTGCGGTGGAAAAATTAAAATCCGAAGGAAAAATCCGTTTTTTTGGTGTTTCAATTAATGACCACGAACCCAATACAGCCCTTAAAATTGTTGAAAGCGGGCTTATTGATAGTGTCCAAGTCATTTACAATATTTTTGACCAGACTCCTGAAGAAAAACTTTTTCCCGCGTGCTTAAAACATAATGTGGCCGTGATTGCACGGGTGCCCTTTGATGAAGGCGGGCTCACCGGTAATTTAAGGCCCGATACTGTTTTTCATAAAAATGATTGGCGGAAAATTTATTTCAAAGGAGATAGGCTTTTAGAAACCTGGGAGCATGTCCAGAAATTGCAATTTCTGTTAAACGATACCGACAAAACCATGGCCCAGGCGGCCTTAAGGTTTTGCCTTTCACATCCGGCTGTTTCCACTGTCATTCCGGGCATGCGACGAATTTTGCATGTTGAACAAAATTGTGCTGTATCCAATGGTGTTTTGTATTCGAGAGATGAATTGGCCGAAATAAAAAAACATGCCTGGCCAAGGAATTTTTATCCGCAATATGGATAA